The proteins below are encoded in one region of Lactuca sativa cultivar Salinas chromosome 3, Lsat_Salinas_v11, whole genome shotgun sequence:
- the LOC111920852 gene encoding short-chain dehydrogenase TIC 32, chloroplastic isoform X2: protein MHGVHVVMGVRNTEAGRTVKETILMETPDARVDVIELDLSSLASVREFAAEYCSLGLPLNILINNAGVMAPPFTLSKDKIELQFATNHLGHFLLTNLLLDTMKKTSREHEKEGRIVNVSSEGHRFAYKGIYFDKISDESSYSPIYAYGQSKLANILHANELSRQFKEEKVELTANSLHPGGIATSLLRHHSFLEGVVDWVGKYFLKTIPQGAATTCYVALHPQVKGVSGEYFVDSNKAKPSSLAKDSEFAKKLWDFSLGMVAP, encoded by the exons ATGCACGGTGTACATGTGGTGATGGGGGTAAGAAATACAGAAGCCGGTAGAACAGTTAAAGAGACAATACTTATGGAGACACCTGATGCTAGAGTTGATGTGATAGAGTTAGACCTCAGCTCTCTTGCCTCTGTAAGGGAATTTGCAGCCGAGTATTGTTCATTGGGCCTTCCTTTAAACATTCTCAT CAACAATGCAGGGGTTATGGCTCCTCCATTCACGCTTTCAAAAGACAAGATTGAACTACAATTTGCAACCAATCATTTAG GTCATTTTCTTTTGACGAATCTTTTACTCGATACCATGAAGAAAACTTCACGTGAACATGAAAAAGAAGGAAGAATAGTTAACGTGTCATCCGAGGGTCATCGATTTGCATACAAAGGAATTTACTTTGACAAAATAAGCGATGAGTCAAG TTACAGCCCCATATACGCCTATGGACAGTCAAAGCTGGCCAACATACTGCATGCTAACGAGCTATCAAGGCAATTTAag GAAGAAAAGGTGGAGTTGACTGCAAACTCGCTGCATCCTGGTGGCATTGCAACCAGTCTTCTACGTCATCACAGCTTTCTTGAGG GTGTCGTTGATTGGGTCGGGAAATACTTCCTGAAAACTATCCCACAG GGGGCAGCAACTACATGCTATGTGGCATTGCACCCGCAAGTCAAAGGGGTTAGTGGCGAGTATTTTGTAGACAGTAACAAAGCAAAGCCGAGTTCTCTTGCCAAAGATTCAGAATTCGCCAAGAAACTCTGGGATTTTAGCCTCGGCATGGTGGCTCCATAA
- the LOC111920850 gene encoding mitogen-activated protein kinase kinase kinase YODA, which yields MSPWWNKSSSEEVKKKSNSGGIFGTIQRKLKSPSESKHKSKGSNSRVGSPSTLVSRSQSFAERPLPHPLPLPDVHPTADSGKRASRKSGIGKRSSLTPHKPSRSQNAPGHVDVEGDVATDSVFTDSSSDSDDPSDSRLLSPQVSDYERTYTNSPSSAVYKIQNHHIATQKRREKLKPVNTTTCPNNQTVPTSPKRRPLSRHMAKLQIPQSGAFFSAPDSSMSSPSRSPMRVFGPDPTLTSGLWAGRPYADAGFLGSGQCSSPGSGHNSGHNSVGGDMSATQLLWQHSRCSPECSPIPSPRMTSPGPSSRIQSGSVTPSHPRACGLNMVDPFANWPDDAVTGRQQSHRLPLPPLTISNIGPYSPSYSTATTPTVPRSPGRADLLVGHGSRWKKGRLLGRGTFGHVYLGFNSESGEMCAMKEVILFADDAKSKESAQQLGQEIALLSRLRHPNIVQYYGSETVDDKLYIYLEYVSGGSIHKLLQDYGQLGELAIRSYTHQILSGLEYLHAKNTVHRDIKGANILVDPNGRVKLADFGMAKHISGPSCPLSFKGSPYWMAPEVINNNSNGCNLAVDIWSLGCTVLEMATTKPPWSQYEGVAALFKVGNSKELPSIPEHLSDEGKDFILQCLQRNPSHRPTAAQLLEHPFVINIASSERLILDPGPITNAVRFLGIGYGCEGVSVVHSRGPKSSPGFSNISCPVSHLGSPLLHQRSVQNMNGRVSPSPISSPRNISGSSTPLNGAIPFYHHQPSVLYTPEFTGLGMSSRSPTRCFGPPPSYYHDPRPDMFRAMPQGSPFFQEIVPSDNDFLGNQKERYSGQSVLVNRVSEQLLRDHVKQNPVIDLNPPSPVVSRRRS from the exons ATGTCTCCATGGTGGAACAAATCCTCATCTGAAGAAGTAAAGAAGAAGTCAAACAGTGGGGGTATTTTCGGAACGATTCAGAGAAAGCTGAAAAGCCCATCTGAATCAAAACACAAATCAAAGGGATCTAATTCCCGTGTTGGTTCTCCATCAACACTAGTGTCTCGATCCCAAAGCTTTGCAGAAAGACCTCTTCCCCACCCACTCCCACTTCCTGATGTTCATCCTACTGCTGATTCAGGAAAAAGGGCATCAAGAAAATCTGGAATTGGGAAACGCTCCTCATTGACACCTCATAAACCTAGTCGTTCCCAAAATGCCCCTGGTCATGTGGATGTTGAAGGTGATGTGGCAACTGATTCGGTTTTTACCGATAGTTCAAGTGACAGTGATGATCCCTCTGATTCACGGCTTCTAAGCCCTCAGGTATCCGACTATGAAAGAACTTACACAAACAGTCCTTCCAG TGCGGTTTACAAGATCCAAAATCATCACATTGCAACACAAAAGAGAAGGGAGAAATTGAAGCCGGTGAACACAACCACGTGTCCGAACAACCAGACGGTGCCCACGTCACCAAAGCGGCGACCTTTAAGTCGCCACATGGCGAAATTACAGATCCCTCAATCTGGTGCTTTCTTTAGTGCTCCAGACAGTTCCATGTCCAGCCCATCTAGAAGTCCAATGAGGGTATTTGGGCCTGACCCGACTCTGACCTCtggtttatgggccggaaggcccTATGCCGATGCGGGTTTTCTTGGGTCGGGTCAGTGCTCTAGTCCCGGGTCGGGTCACAACTCGGGTCATAACTCGGTTGGTGGAGACATGTCTGCGACTCAGTTACTCTGGCAACATAGTCGATGCAGCCCTGAATGCTCACCTATACCTAGTCCTAGGATGACTAGCCCTGGTCCTAGCTCAAGAATACAAAGTGGGTCTGTCACCCCATCACATCCAAGAGCATGTGGGTTGAACATGGTGGACCCATTTGCCAACTGGCCTGATGATGCGGTTACTGGAAGACAACAAAGTCACAGATTACCCCTTCCACCTTTAACAATCTCCAACATTGGTCCTTATTCACCCTCGTATTCAACCGCAACTACCCCAACAGTTCCAAGAAGTCCAGGTAGAGCAGATCTTTTGGTTGGCCATGGTTCACGTTGGAAGAAAGGAAGGTTGCTTGGTAGAGGCACCTTTGGACATGTTTATCTTGGTTTCAACAG TGAGAGTGGGGAAATGTGTGCAATGAAGGAGGTGATTTTATTTGCGGATGATGCAAAGTCAAAGGAAAGCGCCCAACAGCTGGGGCAA GAAATCGCACTGTTAAGTCGCTTGAGACATCCAAACATCGTACAATACTATGGATCTGAGACA GTGGATGACAAACTTTATATTTACTTGGAGTATGTTTCGGGTGGTTCCATTCATAAGCTTCTCCAGGATTATGGTCAGTTGGGTGAATTAGCTATCCGAAGTTACACTCATCAAATTTTGTCAGGACTCGAGTATTTGCACGCTAAGAATACAGTCCACAG GGATATTAAAGGAGCAAATATACTGGTAGACCCTAACGGACGTGTAAAATTGGCCGATTTTGGGATGGCAAAACAT ATTTCAGGGCCTTCATGCCCGTTATCCTTCAAGGGAAGCCCATACTGGATGGCACCCGAG GTTATCAACAATAATTCAAACGGTTGCAATCTTGCTGTGGATATATGGAGTCTTGGGTGCACAGTGCTAGAAATGGCTACAACTAAACCTCCTTGGAGTCAGTATGAAGGG GTGGCTGCTTTGTTTAAGGTTGGAAACAGCAAAGAGCTTCCATCAATCCCTGAGCATCTTTCCGATGAAGGCAAAGATTTTATCTTGCAATGCTTACAGAGGAACCCATCACACCGCCCTACTGCTGCACAGCTTCTAGAACACCCTTTTGTTATAAATATTGCTTCATCTGAAAGATTGATACTGGATCCAGGCCCAATTACAAACGCAGTCAGATTTCTg GGCATTGGATATGGTTGTGAAGGAGTTTCTGTTGTTCACTCTCGAGGACCAAAATCTAGTCCTGGATTCAG TAACATATCATGCCCGGTTTCTCATTTGGGCAGCCCACTGTTGCATCAAAGATCTGTTCAAAATATGAATGGAAGAGTATCCCCATCTCCAATATCAAGCCCGCGAAACATCTCTGGTTCATCCACCCCTCTAAATGGAGCCATTCCTTTCTACCACCACCAGCCAAGTGTGTTGTACACTCCTGAGTTCACAGGTTTGGGGATGAGTTCACGGTCTCCCACTAGATGTTTTGGACCTCCTCCATCGTATTATCATGACCCGAGGCCCGATATGTTTCGAGCAATGCCTCAAGGGTCTCCCTTCTTTCAGGAGATAGTTCCTTCTGACAACGATTTTCTAGGGAACCAAAAAGAAAGATACAGCGGGCAGTCGGTGCTTGTCAACCGTGTTTCCGAGCAGCTTCTCAGAGATCATGTCAAACAGAATCCAGTCATTGACCTCAACCCTCCTTCACCGGTGGTTAGTCGAAGAAGGAGTTGA